The following are encoded together in the Candidatus Kapaibacterium thiocyanatum genome:
- a CDS encoding cytidylate kinase: MPDKNIIVTIDGPAGAGKSTTARRVAERLGYVYIDTGAMYRAVTLAALREGTTITDDALQTLLRHTDIRLVHTVGGQRTYLNGIDVSEAIRSADVTNLVSTISAMPVVRRAMVSMQRSMGASGGVVMDGRDIGSVVFPSAEVKVFLVADLDERIRRRASEAHLNGQQLTLDQVRHQIVERDRIDSERSDSPLVRPDGAAEIDTTNLTIDEQVDRIVTLARKYLSAYNLISGYGNL, encoded by the coding sequence ATGCCCGACAAGAACATCATTGTAACGATCGATGGACCGGCAGGAGCCGGGAAATCGACCACGGCACGCCGTGTCGCCGAACGCCTCGGATACGTCTACATCGACACCGGCGCCATGTACCGCGCCGTCACCCTCGCAGCACTGCGTGAAGGCACCACCATCACGGACGATGCCCTCCAGACCCTGCTGAGACATACCGACATCAGGCTCGTCCATACCGTGGGCGGCCAGCGCACCTATCTGAACGGTATCGATGTCAGTGAAGCCATCCGTTCGGCCGACGTCACGAATCTCGTCAGCACCATCAGCGCCATGCCCGTCGTACGACGTGCCATGGTCTCCATGCAACGCTCCATGGGAGCATCGGGCGGGGTGGTGATGGACGGACGCGACATCGGAAGCGTCGTCTTCCCCTCGGCCGAAGTGAAGGTCTTTCTCGTTGCCGACCTCGACGAGCGGATCCGCCGCCGGGCGTCGGAAGCGCATCTGAACGGACAGCAACTAACACTGGACCAGGTTCGTCATCAGATCGTCGAGCGGGACCGGATCGATTCCGAACGATCGGACAGCCCCCTCGTACGACCCGACGGAGCGGCGGAAATCGATACGACCAATCTCACCATCGACGAGCAGGTCGACCGCATCGT
- a CDS encoding phosphonate ABC transporter ATP-binding protein, translating to MQPFVSVKHLFLTYPNGYQALRDVSFDVHAGEFLVVIGLSGSGKSTLMRTINRLLEPTEGSIVVNGTDVTHVDGEALRRHRARIGMIFQHFNLIKRHSVLRNVLYGALGSTPTWSSLAGRFTQDQQSMAMDNLNVVGIADKARQRADALSGGQQQRVAIARALMQRPDLLLADEPVASLDPATSHSVMSYLERINRDYGTTVICNLHFLSLVRQYATRVIALRNGEKVFEGLPADITDEWFRTIYGDDAAEVEIR from the coding sequence ATGCAGCCATTCGTTTCGGTGAAGCATCTGTTCCTGACCTATCCCAACGGCTATCAGGCCCTGAGGGACGTATCCTTCGATGTTCACGCGGGCGAATTTCTCGTCGTCATCGGTCTGAGCGGTTCGGGTAAATCCACGCTCATGCGCACGATCAACCGACTGCTCGAACCGACGGAAGGTTCGATCGTCGTGAACGGTACGGACGTCACGCACGTCGACGGCGAAGCCCTCCGCAGGCACCGAGCCCGGATCGGCATGATCTTCCAGCACTTCAACCTGATCAAACGGCATAGCGTCCTGCGCAACGTTCTCTACGGCGCGCTCGGCTCTACGCCGACGTGGTCCTCGCTGGCCGGACGGTTCACGCAGGACCAGCAGTCGATGGCGATGGACAACCTGAACGTGGTCGGCATCGCCGACAAGGCTCGCCAGCGGGCCGATGCCCTGAGCGGTGGCCAGCAGCAGCGCGTCGCCATCGCACGGGCATTGATGCAGCGGCCGGACCTCCTGCTCGCCGACGAGCCAGTGGCCTCGCTCGATCCCGCTACCTCCCATTCCGTGATGAGCTATCTGGAACGCATCAACCGCGACTACGGTACCACGGTGATCTGCAATCTCCACTTCCTCTCCCTCGTCCGCCAGTACGCTACACGCGTGATCGCCCTGCGGAACGGTGAGAAGGTCTTCGAAGGCCTGCCTGCCGATATCACCGACGAATGGTTCAGGACGATCTATGGCGACGATGCCGCCGAGGTGGAGATCCGATGA
- a CDS encoding phosphonate ABC transporter, permease protein PhnE, whose protein sequence is MKRSSTAAIIDLCAGAYLAAIAVWVIVPRVILDTRPPAASTTSIVAIVAAGLLLAILGLATGASLGRLFQRRIDGDTWQHAVASHIGWLTLVSTVIAGWVITEISPVDLFSQQGLEGAGRIFKALLSPNFDILGEALLAMVETIYLAFMATAIAVPFSFVLSFFCARNLMAHNGVARSIYVVLRVFTNFSRSIEPLIWAIIFSVWVGIGPFAGMLALVVHTISSLTKQYSEQIEDVDHGPMEAIEATGARRAQVIWFAVVPQCVIPFLSFTIYRWDINVRMATVIGLVGGGGIGNMLIQYQGLARWNEVGAIVIIIAIVVWIFDVVSARVRQALR, encoded by the coding sequence ATGAAACGTAGTTCCACGGCCGCCATCATCGATCTGTGCGCAGGCGCCTACCTCGCAGCCATCGCCGTATGGGTCATCGTTCCTCGCGTGATCCTCGATACCAGGCCGCCGGCCGCATCCACGACGTCCATCGTCGCCATCGTCGCGGCGGGCCTGCTCCTCGCCATTCTGGGACTCGCGACAGGTGCCTCGCTCGGACGTCTGTTCCAGCGCCGTATCGACGGCGATACATGGCAGCATGCCGTGGCATCGCATATCGGCTGGCTCACGCTGGTCAGCACCGTCATCGCCGGCTGGGTCATCACGGAGATCTCTCCGGTCGACCTCTTCAGCCAGCAGGGCCTGGAAGGTGCGGGACGTATCTTCAAGGCATTGCTGTCCCCCAACTTCGACATCCTCGGCGAAGCATTGCTGGCGATGGTGGAGACGATCTACCTGGCCTTCATGGCCACGGCCATCGCCGTGCCGTTCTCCTTCGTGCTGAGCTTCTTCTGCGCACGCAATCTCATGGCCCACAATGGTGTCGCCCGAAGCATCTACGTCGTGCTGCGCGTCTTCACGAACTTCTCGCGGTCCATCGAACCGTTGATCTGGGCCATCATCTTCTCGGTATGGGTCGGTATCGGTCCCTTCGCCGGTATGCTCGCCCTCGTCGTCCACACGATCTCATCGCTCACCAAACAATACAGCGAGCAGATCGAAGATGTCGACCACGGTCCCATGGAAGCCATCGAAGCCACGGGTGCACGCCGCGCCCAGGTGATATGGTTCGCCGTCGTTCCCCAATGCGTGATACCGTTCCTGAGCTTCACGATCTATCGCTGGGACATCAACGTGCGCATGGCCACGGTCATCGGTCTGGTAGGCGGTGGCGGTATCGGCAACATGCTGATCCAGTATCAGGGACTGGCGCGCTGGAACGAAGTCGGAGCCATCGTCATCATCATCGCCATCGTCGTATGGATCTTCGACGTGGTTTCGGCCAGGGTGCGTCAGGCCCTGCGATAG
- a CDS encoding DNA polymerase III subunit alpha yields MPEFVHLHNHTHYSLLDAACTPQQLVNAAVADGQKAIALTDHGVMFGCFEFYKKAKKAGIKPIVGCEVYIAVKKHTDREKVQDAGKKRNYYHLVLLAKNDTGYRNLMKLTSIGHTHGYYYKPRIDFDLLAQHHEGLIATSACLAGPINAPMLAGDHETAYRNAKLLKDIFGDDFYIELQDHGLPEDKHVLEFAPRMARELGIKLVVTNDAHYIRKEHAVPHNVLLNINKDATLARTGQFDVKRDLRYKVDQMYLKTQADMVELFKDYGEGIESTLEIADKIDLKISTDLQMPLFPIPPESDATTLEDYLEELTMQGLEKRYPVLTSEILDRTSFELSVIKRMGFAGYFLIVQDFIRAARDMGVRVGPGRGSAAGSIVAYALAITNIDPLKYDLLFERFLNPDRVSMPDIDIDFSDDKRERVIEYVKEKYGAESVAQIITFGTLSSRAVLKDVGRVLGIDVATINSITDKIPVIMGKVKPLVEAIELPELRWLKDTGDPKLKDLIEYSTVLEGFARNSSLHAAGVVIAPGPISDFVPVYQTPNSEPATQYNMKDLEEAGLLKMDFLGLRTLSIIDNTLELIKRNHGIDIDIDAVDFGDPKTYELFGRGQTLAVFQFESEPMQNALRQLKPTVLEDLIAMNALYRPGPMDNIPDFIDRKQGRKPIEYLHPIMQPVLERTYGIIVYQEQVMQLVRDIAGFTLAQSDVMRRAMGKKDEKLMQEQKALFVEGAQKHANLQSDLAREIFDLILKFASYGFNKSHSAAYAYLAFQTAWLKANYPAEFLAANMTAELNDQNKIVALIEEARRFGITVLPPDVNRSMATFLADKSLIYFGMAGIKNVGIGAVESIIRAREDAPFTSLFDFTARVNSKDVNKRVLEALVCSGAFDSVKHGHRAQLFAAIENSIEYARQIQGTGSSHMESLFGEAEEIKPSEPMLPNFEEWPERDRLKRERDYLSFYISGHPLKEYHVSVSSYSNLLLSRIDPAKSGSVVRLCGIISDIRTRLDKRENTIAFVKVEQYSGSCECVFWSDKFRQFAEVLQPDAVLVFIGKCEINGDNVKIFVDEALTLEQAEKKLTKGYLIRVNPDQVEYDTLKQLRDRCNTSDAMDSLKFLVVKGEGRVQYTSMLKIKASKETTKFLTESFGDGNVLIDVES; encoded by the coding sequence ATGCCTGAATTCGTCCATCTCCATAATCACACCCACTATTCCCTGCTCGACGCCGCATGCACGCCGCAGCAACTGGTGAATGCCGCCGTCGCCGATGGACAGAAGGCCATCGCCCTGACGGACCACGGCGTCATGTTCGGCTGCTTCGAATTCTACAAGAAGGCGAAGAAGGCGGGCATCAAGCCCATCGTGGGGTGTGAAGTCTACATCGCCGTCAAGAAGCATACGGACAGGGAGAAGGTACAGGACGCGGGCAAGAAGCGTAACTACTATCACCTCGTCCTCCTCGCCAAGAACGATACCGGCTATCGTAATCTGATGAAACTGACCTCCATCGGTCACACGCACGGATACTACTACAAGCCGCGGATCGACTTCGACCTTCTCGCCCAGCATCACGAAGGCCTCATCGCCACGTCGGCCTGCCTGGCAGGACCGATCAACGCACCGATGCTCGCCGGCGATCACGAGACGGCTTATCGCAACGCCAAACTGCTGAAGGACATCTTCGGCGACGACTTCTACATCGAGCTGCAGGATCACGGCCTGCCCGAGGACAAGCACGTCCTGGAGTTCGCACCACGCATGGCCCGTGAACTCGGCATCAAGCTCGTGGTGACGAACGATGCGCACTACATCAGGAAGGAACATGCCGTCCCGCACAACGTGCTGCTGAACATCAACAAGGATGCCACGCTCGCACGTACGGGACAGTTCGACGTCAAGCGGGATCTGCGCTACAAGGTCGACCAGATGTACCTGAAGACGCAGGCCGATATGGTCGAGCTCTTCAAGGACTACGGCGAAGGCATCGAGTCGACGCTCGAAATCGCCGACAAGATCGATCTCAAGATCTCGACCGACCTGCAGATGCCGCTCTTCCCCATTCCTCCGGAGTCCGATGCGACGACGCTCGAGGATTATCTGGAAGAACTGACGATGCAGGGACTGGAGAAACGCTATCCGGTTCTCACGTCCGAAATCCTCGATCGTACATCCTTCGAACTCAGCGTCATCAAACGCATGGGCTTCGCCGGATACTTCCTGATCGTGCAGGACTTCATCCGTGCCGCACGGGATATGGGAGTACGCGTCGGCCCGGGACGGGGCTCGGCGGCCGGTTCCATCGTCGCCTATGCCCTGGCCATCACGAACATCGATCCGCTGAAGTACGATCTGCTCTTCGAGCGCTTCCTCAATCCGGACCGTGTGTCGATGCCCGATATCGATATCGACTTCTCCGACGACAAGCGCGAGCGCGTCATCGAATACGTGAAGGAGAAGTACGGCGCCGAGTCCGTTGCCCAGATCATCACCTTCGGTACGTTGTCCTCACGCGCCGTCCTCAAGGATGTCGGCCGTGTTCTCGGCATCGACGTCGCGACGATAAATTCGATCACCGACAAGATTCCCGTGATCATGGGCAAGGTCAAGCCTCTCGTTGAGGCCATCGAACTGCCTGAACTCCGGTGGCTGAAGGATACCGGCGATCCGAAGCTCAAGGACCTCATCGAATACTCGACGGTACTGGAAGGCTTCGCACGGAACTCATCGCTCCATGCCGCGGGTGTCGTCATCGCGCCCGGCCCAATCTCCGACTTCGTGCCCGTCTACCAGACGCCGAATTCAGAACCGGCCACGCAGTACAACATGAAGGACCTCGAGGAAGCGGGACTCCTCAAGATGGACTTCCTGGGGCTGCGGACGCTGTCCATCATCGACAACACGCTCGAACTCATCAAACGGAATCATGGTATCGACATCGATATCGATGCCGTGGACTTTGGCGATCCGAAGACCTACGAGTTGTTCGGACGGGGCCAGACACTGGCGGTCTTCCAGTTCGAATCCGAACCGATGCAGAATGCCCTGCGTCAGCTCAAGCCAACCGTCCTCGAAGACCTCATCGCCATGAACGCCCTCTATCGGCCGGGTCCAATGGACAACATTCCCGACTTCATCGACCGGAAGCAGGGACGTAAGCCGATCGAATACCTGCATCCCATCATGCAGCCCGTCCTGGAGCGTACCTATGGCATCATCGTCTATCAGGAACAGGTGATGCAGCTCGTGCGGGACATCGCTGGCTTCACGCTGGCGCAGTCGGACGTGATGCGCCGCGCCATGGGCAAGAAGGACGAGAAGCTCATGCAGGAGCAGAAGGCCCTGTTCGTCGAGGGCGCGCAGAAGCATGCGAATCTCCAGTCCGATCTGGCACGCGAGATATTCGACCTCATCCTCAAGTTCGCGTCCTACGGCTTCAACAAGTCGCACTCCGCAGCCTATGCCTATCTGGCCTTCCAGACGGCATGGCTGAAGGCCAACTACCCTGCCGAGTTCCTCGCGGCGAACATGACGGCGGAACTGAACGACCAGAACAAGATCGTCGCGCTGATCGAAGAGGCGCGACGCTTCGGCATCACCGTACTTCCGCCCGACGTGAACAGATCCATGGCGACGTTCCTGGCCGACAAGAGCCTGATCTATTTCGGCATGGCGGGGATCAAGAACGTGGGCATCGGCGCCGTCGAATCCATCATCCGTGCGCGGGAAGACGCCCCGTTCACGTCGTTGTTCGACTTCACGGCACGGGTGAACAGCAAGGACGTCAACAAGCGCGTCCTCGAAGCGCTGGTATGTTCGGGAGCGTTCGATTCGGTGAAGCACGGCCATCGCGCGCAGTTGTTCGCCGCCATCGAGAATTCCATCGAGTATGCACGCCAGATCCAGGGCACGGGCAGCTCTCACATGGAGAGCCTGTTCGGCGAAGCCGAGGAGATCAAGCCGAGCGAGCCGATGCTGCCCAACTTCGAGGAATGGCCGGAGCGCGATCGTCTCAAACGCGAGCGCGACTACCTCAGCTTCTATATCTCGGGGCATCCCCTCAAGGAGTATCACGTTTCCGTATCGTCATACTCCAATCTGCTTCTCTCACGCATCGATCCGGCGAAGTCAGGATCCGTCGTGCGTCTGTGCGGCATCATCTCCGACATCCGGACGCGCCTCGACAAGCGCGAGAATACCATCGCCTTCGTCAAGGTCGAACAATATTCGGGATCGTGCGAGTGCGTGTTCTGGAGCGACAAGTTCCGGCAGTTCGCCGAGGTGCTTCAGCCCGACGCAGTGCTGGTCTTCATCGGCAAATGCGAGATCAACGGCGATAACGTCAAGATCTTCGTCGACGAAGCCCTGACACTGGAACAGGCCGAGAAGAAACTGACGAAGGGCTATCTTATTCGCGTCAATCCCGACCAGGTCGAATACGACACGCTGAAACAGTTGCGCGACCGCTGCAATACGTCCGATGCGATGGACAGCCTCAAGTTCCTGGTCGTCAAGGGTGAAGGTCGTGTCCAGTACACGTCGATGCTCAAGATCAAGGCGTCGAAGGAGACGACGAAGTTCCTGACCGAATCCTTCGGTGATGGGAACGTCCTGATCGATGTCGAGTCGTGA